A stretch of Oncorhynchus gorbuscha isolate QuinsamMale2020 ecotype Even-year linkage group LG24, OgorEven_v1.0, whole genome shotgun sequence DNA encodes these proteins:
- the ufsp2 gene encoding ufm1-specific protease 2: MVVENIILRLRGSLEFKCQLDSTDVPHVQKVISRTFEALGSQVKAESLVLSLSSSPVFLWPNKGGHATAGEISLDRPCKDLQQLIQTDDQESSRKKSAKKDKKNPTAGIINLTLMTEVTEPDVLSAPTLLRGSKKHHLLQTTLPMDCVVSVLSSESISVVCGTLVGALCSQLGDMEKVALRHMKGTALLIPQPFHFLLPAPVGLVTVVYPAGVPDSQLETRRKELHSLFELPDDRPYLRRANALHFPDEPYKDGYLRNPHVHLNHPALENGKPYLVQGVYSYHHYMQDRVDDNGWGCAYRSLQTICSWFQQQGYVERAVPSHKEIQQALVEVGDKQGSFLGSRQWIGSIEVAAVLDQLLGVTSKIMFVSQGSELASKGRELANHFLSEGTPIMIGGGVLAHTILGVAWSETTGQIRYLILDPHYTGAEDLQVITDKGWCGWKGPEFWDQNAYYNLCLPQRPKNI, encoded by the exons ATG GTTGTCGAAAACATCATCTTACGCTTGAGAGGGTCTCTGGAGTTCAAGTGCCAGTTGGACAGCACAGATG TACCACACGTACAAAAGGTAATCTCGAGGACTTTTGAGGCCCTCGGATCCCAGGTGAAAGCAGAATCGCTTGTTCTTAGTCTCTCTAGCAGTCCAGTTTTTCTTTGGCCTAACAAAGGAGGACATGCAACAGCTGGAGAGATATCTCTGGACAGACCATGTAAAGATCTCCAACAGTTGATCCA GACAGATGACCAGGAAAGCAGTAGAAAAAAGTCTGCAAAAAAGGACAAAAAGAATCCAACAGCA GGTATCATAAACCTGACCCTGATGACCGAGGTGACAGAGCCAGACGTCCTCTCGGCACCCACCCTCCTGAGAGGAAGTAAGAAGCACCACCTCCTGCAAACGACTCTGCCCATGGACTGCGTGGTCAGTGTCCTTTCCAGCGAGAGCATCTCTGT TGTCTGTGGGACCCTAGTGGGGGCGCTGTGCAGTCAGCTGGGTGACATGGAAAAGGTGGCTCTGCGGCACATGAAAGGGACGGCCCTGCTTATTCCCCAGCCGTTCCACTTCCTCCTTCCTGCCCCTGTGGGCCTGGTGACAGTGGTCTACCCAGCGGGTGTGCCCGACAGCCAGCTGGAGACGCGACGCAAG GAGCTGCACAGTCTGTTTGAGCTGCCAGACGACCGGCCATATCTGAGAAGAGCCAACGCTCTACATTTTCCTGATGAGCCCTACAAAGATGGCTACCTCCGAAACCCTCATGTCCACCTGAATCACCCTGCCCTGGAGAACGGCAAG CCTTACTTGGTACAGGGGGTCTACAGCTACCACCACTACATGCAGGACCGCGTGGACGACAACGGCTGGGGTTGCGCCTACCGCTCCCTCCAGACCATCTGCTCCTGGTTCCAGCAGCAGGGCTACGTGGAGCGGGCTGTGCCCTCCCACAAGGAGATCCAACAG GCCCTGGTGGAAGTTGGAGACAAGCAAGGGTCTTTTTTGGGCTCTCGCCAGTGGATCGGCTCCATCGAAGTCGCGGCTGTGCTGGATCAGTTGCTGGGGGTCACCTCCAAGATCATGTTTGTGAG CCAAGGGTCTGAGCTGGCCTCCAAAGGCAGAGAACTGGCCAACCATTTCCTTTCTGAGGGAACTCCTATTATGATTG GAGGGGGTGTCCTAGCACACACTATCCTCGGTGTGGCGTGGAGCGAGACCACGGGCCAGATCCGCTACCTCATCCTGGACCCACATTACACAGGGGCCGAGGACCTGCAAGTCATCACAGACAAG GGCTGGTGCGGATGGAAGGGCCCAGAGTTTTGGGACCAGAACGCCTACTACAACCTCTGTTTGCCTCAGAGACCAAAGAACATATGA
- the ankrd37 gene encoding ankyrin repeat domain-containing protein 37, whose amino-acid sequence MFLLDSDSQLDCISNLFEGGDAVNSSNVLGQSPAHLAACSGQAFCLLWLLQTGADANQQDNNGETPMHKAAKAGSLECISVLVASDAQLGLCNNEGRTAEELALSYGFEECGRFLNTLRMTRLLTSSSTPLMPAGLVACPLTGAQSSKVAGQKRALIATGAQDRKRARDW is encoded by the exons ATGTTTCTGCTCGATTCCGACTCACAG CTGGACTGTATTAGTAACTTATTCGAAGGCGGAGATGCTGTCAACTCAAGCAATGTGTTGGGACAGTCCCCTGCACACTTGGCGGCATGCAGCGGACAAGCCTTTTGTTTGCTATGGCTACTGCAAACGGGAGCGGATGCAAATCAGCAG GACAACAATGGTGAGACGCCCATGCACAAAGCCGCCAAGGCCGGCAGTTTGGAATGCATCAGCGTGCTCGTTGCCAGTGATGCCCAACTTGG ACTTTGCAACAACGAGGGCAGAACCGCTGAAGAATTGGCATTGTCGTACGGATTCGAGGAGTGCGGACGATTCCTGAACACACTCCGAATGACGCGACTCCTGACGAGCAGCAGCACTCCTCTGATGCCTGCCGGGCTAGTAGCATGCCCGCTGACTGGTGCCCAGAGCAGTAAGGTAGCAGGACAGAAGAGGGCACTTATTGCCACAGGGGCCCAAGACAGAAAGAGGGCTCGAGACTGGTGA